Proteins encoded by one window of Candidatus Odinarchaeum yellowstonii:
- a CDS encoding peptidase zinc-dependent, with protein sequence MLKILLQGLGEFEAELIHWLSGELPVHLPFSIIFETSDRNFPIPCSAYNSKRNQFNASQILSEVSALFKHTGFFRILGLLDRDIYVEGLNFIFGLAEKPLNIFSEHPLIALVSTRRLSAGLSEYTSRVFKLRLIKESVHELGHTLSLDHCLNDCVMRFSNTIFEADLKPVSFCNECFSKARTYIESIKNKRIF encoded by the coding sequence TTGCTGAAAATACTTTTACAGGGTTTAGGGGAATTCGAAGCTGAATTAATACACTGGCTAAGTGGGGAGCTACCTGTTCACCTGCCTTTTTCAATAATATTCGAAACCTCTGATAGAAATTTTCCAATACCGTGTTCAGCTTATAACTCTAAACGGAATCAATTTAACGCTTCTCAAATCCTCAGCGAAGTTTCTGCTTTATTTAAACACACAGGTTTTTTCAGGATATTAGGATTACTAGACCGGGATATATACGTAGAAGGTTTAAACTTTATTTTCGGATTAGCTGAGAAACCCCTCAATATATTCAGTGAACACCCTCTTATCGCTTTAGTATCAACTAGACGGCTGAGTGCAGGTTTAAGTGAATATACCTCGCGGGTATTTAAGCTCCGCTTAATTAAAGAATCAGTTCACGAGCTAGGTCATACTTTAAGCTTAGATCACTGTTTAAACGACTGTGTTATGAGATTCTCTAACACTATATTTGAAGCAGATTTAAAACCTGTTTCTTTTTGCAACGAGTGCTTTAGTAAAGCTCGCACCTATATAGAGAGTATAAAAAATAAGAGGATATTTTAG
- a CDS encoding aldo/keto reductase — MLKRILGRTGLTVSVIGFGGIPIQRVSVEDAVRIIRRALQLGVNFIDTARVYTDSELKIGLALKNYDNKCVVASKSRALTKLEMENDIKLSLSNLNLKQIHLYQLHNVSDFESYNRALQPDGAITALKEAQETGLIKYIGITSHVHALLKKVLDSGLFDTIQFPFNPLETDGLELIRLAKDYNIGTIIMKPLAGGAFYNAGAALKWILQHDVSVIIPGMDSIQQVEYNLSIIDSPLTAEELKALKQELKMIDKRVCRRCEYCQPCPQGIKIPVILLLDAYYQRYRLPGWAKERYKSLVDVTPEKCTECGLCEEKCPYKLPIRKLIREAHRRLAS, encoded by the coding sequence ATGTTAAAAAGAATACTCGGCAGAACAGGTCTTACTGTATCGGTGATAGGGTTCGGTGGCATCCCGATTCAAAGAGTGAGTGTAGAAGACGCTGTCCGTATTATTAGACGAGCTTTACAGCTCGGTGTTAACTTCATAGATACAGCTAGAGTTTACACGGATAGCGAGTTGAAGATCGGTTTAGCTTTAAAAAATTATGATAATAAATGTGTCGTCGCCTCAAAATCTAGGGCTTTAACTAAACTTGAAATGGAGAATGATATAAAATTAAGTCTCAGCAATTTAAACTTGAAGCAAATACACTTATATCAATTGCATAACGTGAGCGACTTTGAAAGCTATAATCGGGCACTTCAACCTGACGGGGCTATAACAGCTTTGAAAGAAGCTCAAGAAACAGGTTTAATAAAATATATCGGTATAACCAGCCACGTTCACGCGTTATTAAAAAAAGTTTTAGACAGCGGATTATTTGACACGATTCAATTCCCTTTTAACCCTCTGGAAACAGACGGATTAGAGCTCATTAGATTAGCTAAAGACTACAATATTGGAACTATTATCATGAAGCCTTTAGCAGGGGGTGCATTCTATAACGCGGGTGCAGCTTTAAAATGGATTCTTCAACATGATGTCTCTGTGATTATCCCTGGAATGGATAGTATTCAACAAGTCGAGTATAATCTAAGTATCATAGATTCTCCGTTAACAGCGGAAGAGCTTAAAGCTTTAAAACAAGAGTTGAAGATGATTGATAAGCGAGTCTGCCGTCGCTGCGAGTACTGTCAACCATGCCCTCAAGGCATTAAAATCCCGGTGATCCTGCTTTTAGACGCATACTATCAGAGATATAGACTACCAGGATGGGCTAAAGAACGTTATAAGAGTCTGGTGGATGTAACCCCTGAAAAATGTACGGAATGTGGTTTATGCGAGGAGAAATGCCCATACAAGCTTCCGATTAGGAAACTTATCAGAGAGGCGCATCGACGTCTAGCATCTTAA
- a CDS encoding DNA-directed RNA polymerase translates to MLLYLKGVEYILRRSGGGYRGSSEPRQMYKAICSECGAECEVPFKPAEGRPVYCRECFAKRRR, encoded by the coding sequence ATGTTATTATATTTAAAAGGAGTAGAGTATATTTTGAGAAGATCAGGAGGCGGCTATAGAGGTAGCTCTGAGCCGCGTCAAATGTATAAGGCTATCTGCTCAGAATGCGGTGCTGAATGCGAAGTCCCATTCAAACCCGCTGAGGGTAGACCCGTATACTGTAGAGAGTGTTTCGCTAAGAGAAGAAGGTAA
- a CDS encoding DUF1848 domain-containing protein, producing the protein MGGTLTSYTGKMKTVEYPIISCSRRTDIPAHLMSWVLDKIKSGYVDVRNPFNPLMIQRVILKPTVVKCWVWWSKDFSQWIKAYYENLELFRLFKGHFFQFTINTPCELESGVKASLDERINQLKILVEEFSPSAVTLRFDPIVFYRNAGSTQVKNNLSSFEYIVKKAAELNVKELVFSFIALYPKVVSRMISRGKIPIRLSLEEKQRIIENLLIICRDYEITLKACCQPELLDIIGIQQSRCIDAYKIERLIKTSLPKVKDKGQRVNCACHRSIDIGGYTGFFSCKHNCDYCYGSPK; encoded by the coding sequence GTGGGTGGAACGCTTACCTCATATACTGGTAAAATGAAAACCGTCGAGTATCCTATAATCTCCTGTTCTCGGAGGACTGATATCCCCGCTCATCTGATGAGCTGGGTTTTAGATAAGATTAAATCCGGGTATGTTGATGTCAGGAACCCGTTTAATCCGCTTATGATCCAACGCGTTATCCTTAAACCTACTGTGGTTAAATGCTGGGTTTGGTGGTCTAAAGATTTTAGTCAATGGATTAAAGCATATTACGAGAACCTTGAGTTGTTCAGATTATTTAAAGGCCACTTCTTTCAATTCACGATTAACACTCCATGTGAATTAGAGAGTGGCGTTAAAGCAAGCTTAGATGAGAGAATTAACCAGCTTAAAATATTAGTGGAGGAGTTTTCACCCTCAGCGGTAACTCTTAGATTCGACCCAATCGTGTTTTATAGGAATGCCGGTTCAACTCAGGTTAAAAATAATTTATCCAGCTTCGAATATATTGTGAAAAAAGCAGCTGAGTTAAATGTAAAAGAGCTCGTATTCTCTTTTATAGCGTTATATCCGAAGGTTGTTTCACGAATGATTTCAAGAGGTAAAATTCCGATAAGACTCTCTCTAGAGGAGAAGCAACGTATCATTGAGAATCTTCTTATTATTTGCCGCGATTACGAGATTACTTTGAAAGCGTGCTGTCAACCAGAGTTGCTTGACATTATCGGTATCCAGCAATCCCGTTGCATTGACGCTTATAAAATTGAGCGTTTGATAAAAACGAGTTTACCTAAAGTTAAAGATAAAGGTCAACGCGTGAATTGCGCCTGCCATAGATCTATTGATATAGGTGGTTATACCGGTTTCTTCTCATGTAAGCATAACTGCGACTACTGCTATGGCTCCCCGAAGTAA